A genomic region of Anas acuta chromosome 1, bAnaAcu1.1, whole genome shotgun sequence contains the following coding sequences:
- the PDZK1 gene encoding Na(+)/H(+) exchange regulatory cofactor NHE-RF3: MTSVLHPRECKVTRKKQKSYGFSLLIEKDTAGHLIRNVEKNSPAEKAGLKDGDRVLRVNGVFVDKEEHTQVVEIVKNSGKSVVLLVLDEASYKKAEKEGVNLEDLGQKVSKGQQQQQKKQQQQATPPMANGAITPAPQPRLCYLVKEEKGYGFSLKTMEGKKGLFLVDLSPQGAAAKAGVQNNDRLIEINGKNVENDTHEEVVEKVKNSGNCVMFLLSNEETDCYYTSQKMTLNKERASLELLPLKPRLIELQKGENGYGFYLRMEQNTGDHVIKDVDSKSPAAKAGLKDNDILVAVNGERVDALDHESVVGKIKQSETKPTLLVVDKETDAMYKLAQISPYSYYNRGKDPTPAKTEEKVELHSEQKVNHKPRICKMVKGPNGFGFSLNMAKNKPGLFINEVQSHGPADTAGVENNDFLVEVNGENVMNESYDKVVARIQSSGDKLTVLVCSKDAYKYFQDQNIPITASMADPIHDTSEPAAYAETIPAESERTSPEPRERASSSSSSHSVASAGTDNSDDTRF, from the exons ATGACTTCTGTTCTCCACCCCCGAGAATGTAAAgtgaccagaaaaaaacaaaagagctaCGGATTCTCCCTGCTTATTGAGAAGGACACAGCAGGACATCTCATCCGGAATGTGGAAAAGAACAGTCCAGCTGAAAAGGCTGGCTTGAAGGACGGAGACAGAGTCCTCAGGGTTAACGGCGTGTTTGTGGACAAGGAGGAACATACACAG GTAGTGGAGATTGTGAAGAACAGTGGGAAATCTGTTGTACTTCTTGTTCTGGATGAAGCATCctataaaaaggcagaaaaggaggGAGTGAACTTGGAAGACCTGGGTCAAAAGGTGTCaaaaggacagcagcagcagcagaagaagcagcagcagcaggccacACCACCCATGGCCAATGGAGCAATCACTCCAGCTCCACAACCCCGGCTCTGCTACTTagtgaaggaggagaagggctaTGGCTTCTCCCTGAAAACCATGGAAG GTAAGAAGGGGTTGTTCCTAGTAGATCTGTCACCACAAGGAGCAGCTGCAAAGGCTGGTGTCCAGAATAACGATCGCCTGattgaaatcaatggaaaaaatgtggaaaatgacACACACGAGGAAGTGGTGGAAAAG GTAAAGAATTCTGGAAATTGCGTAATGTTTCTACTTTCTAATGAAGAAACAGACTGCTATTACACAAGCCAGAAGATGACACTGAACAAAGAGAGAGCCAGCCTAGAACTGCTTCCCCTCAAACCACGACTTATTGAGCtccagaaaggagaaaatggttATGGCTTTTATCTACGTATGGAACAAAACACCGGTG ATCATGTAATCAAGGATGTTGATTCCAAGAGCCCAGCAGCCAAGGCAGGTCTCAAAGATAACGATATCTTAGTAGCTGTCAATGGTGAGCGAGTGGATGCTTTGGATCATGAGAGCGTAGTGGGAAAGATTAAACAATCTGAGACCAAACCCACACTACTGGTAGTGGATAAGGAGACTGATGCCATGTACAAACTG GCTCAGATTTCTCCTTATTCATACTACAACAGAGGAAAAGATCCAACTCCAGctaaaacagaggaaaaagtggAGTTGCACAGTGAGCAGAAAGTGAACCACAAACCAAGAATCTGCAAGATGGTGAAAGGGCCTAATGGATTTGGCTTCAGTTTAAACATGGCCAAGAACAAACCTGGACTCTTTATTAATGAG GTACAAAGCCACGGGCCAGCTGACACAGCAGGTGTAGAAAATAATGACTTTTTGGTGGAAGTGAACGGGGAGAATGTGATGAATGAGTCCTATGACAAAGTGGTGGCAAGAATCCAAAGTAGTGGTGACAAGCTAACAGTACTGGTGTGCAGCAAAGATGCATACAAATACTTCCAGGACCAGAACATTCCCATCACAGCCTCTATGGCAGATCCAATCCATGACACTTCTGAACCTGCTGCTTATGCAGAAACCATACCAGCAGAGTCCGAACGAACCTCCCCTGAACCAAGAGAAAGG GCAAGTTCATCCTCTTCTTCACATTCAGTCGCCTCAGCAGGAACAGACAACAGTGACGACACAAGGTTCTGA
- the LOC137860846 gene encoding Golgi pH regulator, producing the protein MSFLIDSAIMVTSQVLFFGFGWLFFMRKLFKDYEVRQYVVQVIFSVTFAFSCTMFELIIFEILGVLNSSSRYFHWKLNLCVILLILVFMVPFYIGYFVVSNIRLLHRQKLLFACVLWLTFMYFFWKLGDPFPILSPKHGILSIEQLISRVGVIGVTLMALLSGFGAVNCPYTYMSYFLRNVTDADILALERRLLQTMDMIVSKKKRIAVAHRTMFQRGEVHNKPTGFWGMIKSVTTSVAGSENLSLIQQEVDALEELSRQLFLETADLHATKERIEYSKTFQGKYFNFLGYFFSIYCVWKIFMATINIVFDRVGKTDPVTRGIEITVNYLGIQFDVKFWSQHISFILVGIIIVTSIRGLLITLTKFFYAISSSKSSNVIVLLLAQIMGMYFVSSVLLIRMSMPLEYRTIITEVLGELQFNFYHRWFDVIFLVSALSSILFLYLAHKQAPEKHMAL; encoded by the exons ATGAGCTTCCTCATCGACTCCGCCATCATGGTCACCTCCCAG GTGCTGTTCTTTGGATTTGGATGGCTATTTTTCATGCGCAAGCTCTTCAAGGATTACGAG GTGCGACAATATGTTGTGCAGGTGATCTTCTCTGTGACTTTTGCCTTCTCTTGTACTATGTTTGAGCTCATCATCTTTGAGATTTTGGGGGTGCTGAACAGCAG CTCTCGATATTTCCACTGGAAGCTGAATCTGTGTGTCATTTTGCTCATCCTAGTCTTCATGGTACCCTTCTACATCGGTTACTTTGTTGTGAGCAATATCAGATTAT tGCACAGACAGAAACTACTTTTTGCATGTGTTCTATGGTTGACATTCATGTATTTCTTCTGGAAGCTGGGGGATCCATTTCCCATCCTCAGCCCAAAACATG GAATTCTGTCTATAGAACAGCTCATCAGCCGCGTGGGTGTGATTGGGGTGACACTCATGGCTTTGCTGTCAGGATTTGGTGCTGTCAACTGTCCATACACTTACATGTCCTACTTTCTCAG GAATGTGACAGATGCAGATATTCTCGCTTTGGAGCGACGACTCCTTCAGACTATGGATATGATtgttagcaagaaaaaaag GATAGCAGTGGCTCACAGGACAATGTTCCAGAGAGGAGAAGTGCACAACAAACCCACTGGCTTCTGGGGAATGATAAAAAGTGTTACAACATCTGTCGCAGGCAGTGAAA ATCTGTCCCTTATCCAGCAAGAAGTGGATGCCCTTGAAGAGCTGAGTCGGCAGCTTTTTCTGGAAACTGCTGACCTGCATGCAACAAAG GAGAGAATAGAGTACTCCAAAACTTtccagggaaaatattttaattttctgggttaCTTTTTCTCCATCTACTGTGTCTGGAAAATCTTCATG GCAACTATCAATATTGTCTTTGACCGTGTGGGGAAGACAGATCCAGTCACAAGAGGAATTGAGATCACTGTAAATTATTTGGGAATCCAGTTTGAT GTGAAATTCTGGTCTCAACACATTTCCTTTATTCTCGTTGGAATAATCATTGTCACCTCTATCAGAGGCTTGTTAATTACACTTACAAAG ttcttctATGCCATTTCCAGCAGCAAGTCCTCCAATGTTATTGTACTGCTTTTAGCACAGATCATG GGTATGTATTTTGTATCATCAGTGCTCCTGATTCGGATGAGTATGCCTCTAGAGTATCGCACTATTATAACAGAAGTCCTGGGAGAGCTCCAGTTCAACTTCTATCATCGTTGGTTTGATGTGATATTCCTAGTTAGTGCACTATCCAGTATCCTCTTTCTCTACTTAGCACACAAACAAGCTCCAGAAAAGCATATGGCCCTCTGA